A window of Streptomyces sp. SAI-127 contains these coding sequences:
- a CDS encoding MFS transporter, with protein MNKSTLPGGSSPEKAPPGGRRAMAVWGIGVSVYFVAVIFRTSLGVAGLDAADRFHVNASALSTFSILQLLVYAGMQIPVGLLVDRLGTKKVLTLGVVLFTAGQLGFAFSPSYGTALASRALLGCGDAMTFISVLRLGTRWFPARRGPLVAQLAGLAGMAGNLVSTLVLARLLHGIGWTPAFAGSSLLGVVVLVLLLLFLKDHPEGQEPEPFPHQGAAYVRRQIAASWREPGTRLGLWVHFTTQFPAMVFLLLWGLPFLVEAQGLSRAVAGELLTLVVLSNMVVGLVYGQVVARHHEARLPLALGTVGATALLWAATLAYPGEHAPMWLLIVLCVVLGSCGPASMLGFDFARPANPPERQGTASGITNMGGFVASMTTLFAVGVLLDATDGNYSVAFSSVFVLQALGVSQILRLRGRAARRERERLVASRVETVHVPA; from the coding sequence ATGAACAAGTCCACTCTTCCGGGTGGCTCTTCTCCAGAAAAGGCACCCCCGGGCGGCCGGCGTGCCATGGCCGTGTGGGGCATCGGCGTATCCGTCTACTTCGTCGCGGTCATCTTCCGTACGTCCCTCGGAGTCGCCGGCCTCGACGCGGCCGACCGCTTCCATGTGAACGCCTCGGCCCTGTCGACCTTCTCGATCCTCCAACTCCTCGTCTACGCGGGCATGCAGATACCCGTCGGCCTGCTCGTGGACCGGCTCGGCACCAAGAAGGTGCTGACGCTCGGCGTGGTCCTCTTCACGGCGGGGCAGCTCGGCTTCGCGTTCTCACCGTCATACGGAACGGCCCTCGCCTCGCGCGCCCTGCTCGGCTGCGGCGACGCGATGACCTTCATCAGCGTGCTGCGCCTGGGCACCCGCTGGTTCCCGGCCCGGCGTGGGCCGCTGGTCGCGCAGCTCGCCGGGCTCGCCGGCATGGCGGGCAACCTGGTCTCCACGCTGGTCCTGGCCCGGCTCCTGCACGGCATCGGCTGGACCCCGGCGTTCGCGGGCAGCTCGCTGCTCGGTGTGGTGGTGCTGGTCCTGCTGCTCCTCTTCCTCAAGGACCACCCCGAGGGGCAGGAGCCGGAGCCGTTCCCGCACCAGGGGGCGGCCTATGTACGGCGGCAGATCGCCGCGTCCTGGCGGGAGCCCGGCACCCGGCTCGGGCTGTGGGTGCACTTCACGACCCAGTTCCCGGCGATGGTGTTCCTGTTGCTGTGGGGCCTGCCGTTCCTCGTCGAGGCGCAGGGGCTGTCCCGGGCGGTGGCGGGCGAACTGCTCACTCTCGTCGTGCTGTCCAACATGGTCGTCGGTCTGGTCTACGGCCAGGTCGTCGCCCGGCACCACGAGGCGCGGCTGCCGCTCGCGCTCGGGACGGTGGGGGCGACGGCGCTGCTGTGGGCGGCCACGCTGGCCTACCCCGGTGAACACGCGCCGATGTGGCTGCTGATCGTGCTGTGCGTGGTGCTCGGCTCGTGCGGACCGGCCTCGATGCTCGGTTTCGACTTCGCCCGGCCGGCGAACCCGCCGGAGCGGCAGGGGACCGCGTCCGGCATCACGAACATGGGCGGGTTCGTCGCGTCGATGACCACCCTGTTCGCCGTCGGTGTGCTCCTGGACGCGACCGACGGCAACTACAGTGTCGCCTTCTCGTCCGTCTTCGTGCTTCAGGCGCTCGGCGTCAGCCAGATCCTGCGGCTGCGTGGGCGGGCGGCCCGGCGGGAGCGGGAGCGGCTGGTGGCGAGCCGGGTGGAGACGGTCCACGTGCCCGCCTGA
- a CDS encoding alpha-ketoacid dehydrogenase subunit beta: MAAETVTFKNMALAKAINESLRRALDTDPKVLVMGEDVGKLGGVFRVTDGLQKDFGEDRVIDTPLAESGIVGTAIGLALRGYRPVVEIQFDGFVFPAYDQIVTQLAKMHARSLGKVKMPVVVRIPYGGGIGAVEHHSESPEALFAHVAGLKVVSPSNPADAYWMMQQAIQSDDPVIFFEPKRRYWDKGEVNTEAIPGPLHKAQVVREGTDLTLVAYGPMVKLCQEVADAAAEEGRSLEVVDLRSVSPLDFDAIQASVEKTRRLVVVHEAPVFFGSGAEIAARITERCFYHLEAPVLRVGGYHAPYPPARLEEEYLPGLDRVLDAVDRSLAY; encoded by the coding sequence ATGGCGGCGGAGACTGTGACATTCAAGAACATGGCACTGGCCAAGGCGATCAACGAGTCGCTGCGGCGGGCCCTGGACACCGACCCCAAGGTCCTCGTCATGGGCGAGGACGTCGGCAAGCTCGGCGGCGTCTTCCGCGTCACCGACGGCCTCCAGAAGGACTTCGGCGAGGACCGGGTCATCGACACCCCGCTCGCCGAGTCCGGGATCGTCGGCACCGCGATCGGCCTCGCCCTGCGCGGCTATCGCCCGGTGGTGGAGATCCAGTTCGACGGCTTCGTCTTCCCGGCCTACGACCAGATCGTCACCCAGCTCGCGAAGATGCACGCGCGCTCGCTGGGCAAGGTCAAGATGCCCGTCGTCGTCCGCATCCCCTACGGTGGCGGGATCGGCGCCGTGGAGCACCACTCGGAGTCCCCCGAGGCGCTCTTCGCGCACGTGGCGGGTCTGAAGGTGGTCAGCCCCTCCAACCCCGCCGACGCGTACTGGATGATGCAGCAGGCCATCCAGAGCGACGACCCGGTGATCTTCTTCGAGCCCAAGCGGCGCTACTGGGACAAGGGCGAGGTCAACACAGAGGCGATCCCCGGTCCGCTGCACAAGGCACAGGTGGTGCGGGAGGGCACCGACCTGACCCTGGTCGCCTACGGCCCGATGGTGAAGCTGTGCCAGGAGGTCGCGGACGCGGCGGCCGAGGAGGGCAGGTCGCTGGAGGTGGTGGACCTGCGCTCGGTCTCGCCGCTGGACTTCGACGCGATCCAGGCCTCGGTGGAGAAGACCCGCCGTCTGGTCGTGGTGCACGAGGCGCCGGTGTTCTTCGGGTCGGGTGCGGAGATCGCCGCGCGGATCACGGAGCGCTGTTTCTACCACCTGGAGGCCCCGGTACTCAGGGTCGGCGGCTACCACGCCCCCTACCCGCCGGCCCGCCTGGAGGAGGAGTACCTGCCGGGTCTGGACCGGGTACTGGATGCCGTCGACCGCTCGCTGGCGTACTGA
- a CDS encoding maleylpyruvate isomerase family mycothiol-dependent enzyme, whose translation MSLHPTLQPYADAWTHSIDAITELVTPLVEGEWNRRTPCPGWSVRDVVSHVIGLDCEMLGDPRPIHTLPRDLFHVTNDHQRYMEMQVDVRRHHTAPEMTSELEYVVIRRNRQLRNDSRDPGTKVRGPLGTELTLADSMRQHAFNIWVHEQDLRTALGRPGNLDSPGAHIARDVLLEALPDIVAVKADAPRSSAIVFDVHGPIEFLRTIRVDIQGRGTLETAPALGPAATLTLDWETYVRLACGRVTLDSVADRVKAEGDPELTSAILRNFTVTP comes from the coding sequence GTGAGTCTGCATCCCACCCTCCAGCCCTACGCCGACGCCTGGACCCACTCCATCGACGCGATAACCGAGCTGGTGACGCCCCTCGTGGAGGGAGAGTGGAACCGCCGCACCCCCTGCCCGGGCTGGTCGGTCCGGGACGTGGTGTCCCATGTCATCGGTCTGGACTGCGAGATGCTGGGCGACCCGCGCCCCATCCACACCCTCCCCCGCGACCTCTTCCACGTCACCAACGACCACCAGCGGTACATGGAGATGCAGGTCGACGTCCGTCGCCACCACACGGCACCGGAGATGACCTCCGAGCTGGAGTACGTCGTCATCCGCCGCAACCGCCAACTGCGGAACGACTCCCGCGACCCCGGCACGAAGGTGCGCGGCCCGCTGGGCACCGAACTGACGCTCGCGGACTCCATGCGCCAGCACGCCTTCAACATCTGGGTGCACGAACAGGACCTGCGCACCGCCCTCGGGCGGCCCGGCAACCTCGACTCCCCCGGCGCGCACATCGCCCGGGACGTCCTGCTCGAAGCGCTCCCCGACATAGTGGCCGTCAAGGCCGACGCCCCCCGCAGCTCGGCGATCGTCTTCGACGTCCACGGTCCCATCGAGTTCCTGCGCACCATACGTGTCGACATCCAGGGCCGCGGCACCCTGGAGACCGCCCCCGCCCTCGGCCCCGCCGCCACCCTCACCCTCGACTGGGAGACCTACGTCCGCCTGGCCTGCGGCCGCGTGACCCTGGACTCGGTGGCGGACCGGGTGAAGGCGGAGGGCGACCCGGAACTGACGTCGGCGATCCTCAGGAACTTCACGGTGACGCCGTAG
- a CDS encoding GntR family transcriptional regulator — MSLAVKQPPAADRVYAHVKQGVLDRRYEGGTLLTEGELGEAVGVSRTPVREALLRLEVEGLIKLYPKKGALVLPVSAQEIADVVETRQLVEGHAARKAVPASPQLIARLEELLARQKEQAAAGDLAGAAVTDRCFHAEIVRSGGNEILNRLYDQLRDRQLRMGVAVMHAHPDRITKTLTEHEQILQALRSGDAEAVVGLIHGHVEWFSHLARGELR; from the coding sequence ATGAGTCTGGCCGTGAAACAGCCTCCCGCCGCCGACCGCGTCTACGCGCACGTCAAGCAGGGTGTCCTGGACCGCCGTTACGAGGGCGGGACCCTGCTCACCGAGGGCGAGCTCGGCGAGGCCGTCGGGGTTTCCCGTACGCCTGTGCGAGAGGCGCTGCTGCGTCTCGAGGTCGAGGGGCTGATCAAGCTTTACCCGAAAAAGGGGGCGCTGGTCCTGCCGGTCTCCGCCCAGGAGATCGCCGACGTCGTCGAGACCCGGCAACTCGTCGAGGGACACGCCGCCCGCAAGGCCGTACCGGCCTCCCCGCAGCTCATCGCGCGCCTCGAGGAACTGCTCGCGCGGCAGAAGGAGCAGGCCGCCGCCGGGGATCTGGCCGGCGCCGCCGTCACCGACCGCTGCTTCCACGCCGAGATCGTCCGCAGTGGCGGCAACGAGATCCTGAACCGGCTCTACGACCAGCTCCGCGACCGCCAGCTCCGCATGGGCGTCGCCGTGATGCACGCCCACCCGGACCGCATCACCAAGACCCTCACCGAGCACGAGCAGATCCTCCAGGCACTGCGCTCCGGCGACGCGGAGGCGGTCGTAGGCCTGATTCACGGGCATGTCGAGTGGTTCTCCCACCTCGCCCGGGGTGAGCTCCGATGA
- a CDS encoding PIG-L family deacetylase — translation MTDRPLTLMAVHAHPDDEATGTGGVLARYAAEGIRTVLVTCTDGGCGDGPGGVKPGDPGHDPAAVALLRRQELEASCEVLKISDLEMLDYADSGMMGWPSNDAPGSFWQTPVQEGAARLAELMRHYRPDVVVTYDENGFYGHPDHIQAHRITMAALEMTALTPKVYWTTMPRSMVKRFGEIMREFQEDMPEPDPAETAAPAEIGLPDDEITTWVDTTAFSGQKFDSLAAHASQGENIFFLRMGKERFGEFMGMETFVRVQDATGAAVPENDLFAGLR, via the coding sequence ATGACCGACCGGCCCCTGACGCTGATGGCAGTACACGCCCACCCCGACGACGAGGCCACCGGAACCGGAGGAGTCCTCGCGCGGTACGCGGCGGAAGGCATCCGCACGGTTCTCGTGACCTGTACCGACGGCGGTTGCGGTGACGGGCCGGGGGGTGTCAAACCGGGTGATCCCGGGCACGATCCGGCGGCGGTCGCCCTGCTGCGCCGCCAGGAACTCGAGGCGAGCTGTGAGGTCCTGAAGATCAGCGATCTGGAGATGCTGGACTATGCCGACTCCGGGATGATGGGCTGGCCGAGCAACGACGCCCCCGGATCCTTCTGGCAGACCCCCGTGCAGGAAGGCGCCGCCCGGCTCGCGGAACTCATGCGGCACTACCGACCTGATGTGGTCGTCACCTACGACGAGAACGGCTTCTACGGCCACCCCGACCACATCCAGGCCCACCGCATCACGATGGCGGCGCTGGAGATGACCGCCTTGACGCCGAAGGTGTACTGGACCACGATGCCCCGCTCGATGGTGAAGCGGTTCGGCGAGATCATGCGCGAGTTCCAGGAGGACATGCCGGAGCCGGACCCTGCCGAGACCGCCGCGCCGGCCGAGATCGGCCTCCCCGACGACGAGATCACCACATGGGTGGACACCACCGCGTTCAGCGGTCAGAAGTTCGACTCGTTGGCCGCGCACGCCAGTCAGGGCGAGAACATCTTCTTCCTCAGGATGGGCAAGGAGAGGTTCGGTGAGTTCATGGGCATGGAGACCTTCGTACGGGTCCAGGACGCCACCGGCGCGGCCGTACCCGAGAACGACCTCTTCGCCGGTCTGCGCTGA
- a CDS encoding carbon-nitrogen family hydrolase gives MRASLIQIAVDEDESVESRRRRVASLVRDQAGSDLVVLPELWTTGAFAFEEFGNEAEPLEGPTYEVMAKAASDAGVWLHAGSVPERAPDGTLYNTSLFFSPSGELAASYRKIHRFGFDKGEAVLMGRGEDLVTVRLPETTVGVATCYDLRFPELFRGLVDAGAETLVIPAGWPERRRAHWTLLAKARAVENQAFVLACGTAGTHARVPQAGHSIVVDPWGEVLAEAGAGEEILTVEFDPGRVSVTREQFPALKDRVL, from the coding sequence GTGCGCGCCTCTCTGATCCAGATCGCCGTGGATGAGGACGAATCGGTCGAATCGCGTCGGCGTCGTGTGGCGTCGCTGGTACGGGATCAGGCCGGGTCCGACCTCGTCGTGCTGCCGGAGCTGTGGACCACCGGGGCGTTCGCCTTCGAGGAGTTCGGCAACGAGGCCGAGCCGCTGGAAGGGCCGACCTACGAGGTCATGGCGAAGGCTGCGAGCGACGCGGGCGTATGGCTGCACGCGGGCTCCGTCCCCGAGCGGGCCCCTGACGGCACCCTCTACAACACCTCCCTCTTCTTCTCGCCCTCCGGTGAGCTGGCCGCCTCCTACCGCAAGATCCACCGCTTCGGCTTCGACAAGGGCGAGGCCGTGCTGATGGGCCGCGGCGAGGACCTGGTGACGGTCCGTCTGCCGGAGACGACCGTCGGCGTCGCCACCTGTTACGACCTCCGTTTCCCCGAACTCTTCCGCGGTCTCGTCGACGCGGGCGCCGAGACCCTGGTGATCCCGGCGGGCTGGCCGGAGCGCCGCCGGGCACACTGGACGCTGCTGGCCAAGGCGCGGGCGGTCGAGAACCAGGCGTTCGTGCTCGCTTGTGGAACGGCCGGGACGCACGCGCGAGTTCCACAGGCCGGTCACTCGATCGTGGTGGATCCGTGGGGCGAGGTCCTCGCGGAGGCGGGCGCCGGCGAGGAGATCCTCACGGTGGAGTTCGACCCGGGGAGGGTGTCCGTGACCAGGGAGCAGTTCCCGGCCCTGAAGGACCGGGTCCTGTGA
- a CDS encoding dihydrolipoamide acetyltransferase family protein — protein MTTMTEASVREFKMPDVGEGLTEAEILKWYVQAGDTVTDGQVVCEVETAKAAVELPIPYDGVVRELRFPEGTTVDVGTAIIAVDVAGGAPATPETPAEAPETSAAPEASAAPEKKPEGRQPVLVGYGVAASSTKRRPRKGPEVPVQQASVAIQTELNGHGPATTSPVTTSPAATEQSRPLAKPPVRKLAKDLGVDLTTVIPSGPDGIITREDVHAAATPAQAPAPEPTVTPTPAQAPLAASYDAARETRVPVKGVRKATAAAMVGSAFTAPHVTEFVTVDVTRTLKLVEELKQDKDLQNLRVNPLLLIAKALLVAIKRNPDINASWDEANQEIVLKHYVNLGIAAATPRGLIVPNIKDAHIKTLPQLAESLGELVTTAKEGRTSPAAMQGGTVTITNVGVFGVDTGTPILPPGEAAILAVGAIKLQPWVHKGKVKPRQVTTLALSFDHRLVDGELGSKVLADIAAILEQPKKLITWA, from the coding sequence GTGACGACGATGACGGAAGCGTCCGTGCGCGAGTTCAAGATGCCCGACGTGGGCGAGGGGCTCACCGAGGCGGAGATCCTCAAGTGGTATGTCCAGGCCGGTGACACGGTCACCGACGGGCAGGTGGTGTGCGAGGTCGAGACGGCCAAGGCCGCCGTCGAACTGCCCATCCCCTACGACGGGGTGGTGCGCGAGCTGCGCTTCCCCGAGGGCACCACGGTCGACGTGGGCACGGCGATCATCGCGGTGGACGTGGCGGGCGGTGCCCCCGCGACCCCGGAGACGCCGGCCGAGGCTCCGGAAACCTCCGCGGCTCCCGAAGCCTCCGCGGCTCCCGAGAAGAAGCCGGAGGGCCGTCAGCCGGTCCTGGTCGGCTACGGCGTGGCGGCCTCCTCGACCAAGCGCCGGCCCCGCAAGGGCCCGGAGGTTCCGGTCCAGCAGGCATCGGTCGCGATCCAGACCGAACTGAACGGCCACGGCCCGGCCACCACCAGCCCTGTCACCACCAGCCCGGCCGCCACCGAGCAGTCCCGCCCGCTGGCCAAGCCCCCGGTGCGCAAGCTGGCCAAGGATCTGGGCGTCGACCTCACCACGGTGATCCCGTCCGGCCCGGACGGCATCATCACCCGCGAGGACGTCCACGCGGCGGCGACCCCGGCCCAGGCGCCCGCTCCCGAGCCGACGGTCACCCCGACGCCGGCCCAGGCACCTCTCGCGGCCTCGTACGACGCGGCCCGCGAGACCCGTGTCCCGGTCAAGGGCGTCCGCAAGGCGACGGCCGCGGCGATGGTCGGTTCGGCGTTCACGGCCCCCCACGTCACGGAGTTCGTGACGGTGGACGTGACCCGCACCCTGAAGCTGGTCGAGGAACTCAAGCAGGACAAGGACCTGCAGAACCTGCGGGTGAACCCGCTCCTGCTGATCGCCAAGGCCCTGCTGGTCGCGATCAAGCGCAACCCCGACATCAACGCCTCCTGGGACGAGGCGAACCAGGAGATCGTCCTCAAGCACTACGTCAACCTCGGCATCGCCGCGGCCACCCCGCGCGGCCTGATCGTCCCGAACATCAAGGACGCCCACATCAAGACCCTGCCCCAACTGGCCGAGTCCCTGGGCGAACTGGTGACCACGGCCAAGGAAGGCCGCACCTCCCCGGCCGCGATGCAGGGCGGCACCGTCACCATCACCAACGTCGGCGTCTTCGGCGTCGACACCGGCACCCCCATCCTCCCGCCAGGAGAGGCCGCGATCCTCGCCGTCGGCGCGATCAAACTCCAGCCCTGGGTCCACAAGGGCAAGGTGAAGCCCCGCCAGGTCACCACGCTGGCGCTGAGCTTCGACCACCGCCTGGTGGACGGGGAACTGGGCTCCAAGGTCCTGGCCGACATCGCGGCCATCCTCGAGCAGCCGAAGAAACTCATCACCTGGGCGTGA
- the pdhA gene encoding pyruvate dehydrogenase (acetyl-transferring) E1 component subunit alpha, translating into MTVESTAARKPRRSAGTRKSPSTKPELVQLLTPEGKRVKNAEYDKYVADITPEELRGLYRDMVLTRRFDAEATSLQRQGELGLWASLLGQEAAQIGSGRALRDDDYVFPTYREHGVAWCRGVDPTNLLGMFRGVNNGGWDPNGNNFHLYTIVIGSQTLHATGYAMGVAKDGADSAVIAYFGDGASSQGDVAESFTFSAVYNAPVVFFCQNNQWAISEPTERQTRVPLYQRAQGFGFPGVRVDGNDVLASLAVTKWALERARGGEGPTLVEAYTYRMGAHTTSDDPSKYRADEEREAWEAKDPILRLRRYLEASNHADEGFFAELETESEALGRRVREAVRAMPDPDRFAIFEHAYADGHALVDEERAGFAAYQASFADGEGA; encoded by the coding sequence GTGACCGTGGAGAGCACTGCCGCGCGCAAGCCGCGACGCAGCGCCGGGACGAGGAAGTCCCCGAGCACCAAGCCCGAACTGGTTCAGCTGCTGACGCCCGAGGGCAAGCGCGTCAAGAACGCCGAGTACGACAAGTACGTCGCAGACATCACCCCCGAAGAGCTCCGCGGCCTCTACCGCGACATGGTGCTCACCCGCCGCTTCGACGCCGAGGCCACCTCCCTGCAGCGCCAGGGCGAGCTGGGCCTGTGGGCTTCGCTGCTCGGCCAGGAGGCCGCCCAGATCGGATCGGGACGGGCGCTGCGCGACGACGACTACGTCTTCCCCACCTACCGCGAGCACGGCGTGGCCTGGTGCCGCGGGGTGGACCCGACCAACCTGCTCGGCATGTTCCGCGGGGTGAACAACGGCGGCTGGGACCCCAACGGGAACAACTTCCACCTGTACACGATCGTCATCGGCTCCCAGACGCTGCACGCCACGGGCTACGCGATGGGCGTCGCCAAGGACGGCGCCGACTCCGCGGTCATCGCCTACTTCGGCGACGGCGCCTCCAGCCAGGGCGACGTGGCCGAATCGTTCACCTTCTCCGCGGTCTACAACGCCCCGGTCGTGTTCTTCTGCCAGAACAACCAGTGGGCCATCTCCGAGCCGACCGAGAGGCAGACCCGCGTCCCGCTCTACCAACGCGCGCAGGGCTTCGGCTTCCCCGGCGTACGGGTCGACGGCAACGACGTGCTCGCGTCTCTGGCCGTCACCAAGTGGGCCCTGGAGCGGGCTCGCGGCGGCGAGGGACCGACGCTCGTCGAGGCCTACACGTACCGCATGGGCGCCCACACCACCTCCGACGACCCGAGCAAGTACCGGGCCGACGAGGAGCGCGAGGCCTGGGAGGCGAAGGACCCGATCCTGCGCCTTCGCCGGTACCTGGAGGCCTCAAACCACGCGGACGAGGGATTTTTCGCGGAACTGGAGACCGAGTCCGAGGCGTTGGGCAGGCGAGTGCGTGAGGCGGTCCGTGCCATGCCGGATCCGGACCGCTTCGCGATCTTCGAGCACGCGTATGCGGACGGGCATGCGCTGGTCGATGAGGAGCGGGCCGGGTTCGCCGCCTACCAGGCGTCGTTCGCGGATGGGGAAGGGGCCTGA
- a CDS encoding serine hydrolase, producing MITATKGLRVRRAAAVAITTGAVLATGALTAAPAQALTTPTITAKGGFLMNSATGTTLYSKSGNTKRLTASTTKIMTAKVVLSQSNLNLDAKVTIKKAYSDYIVSKGASSAHLIVGDKVTVRQLLYGMMLPSGCDAAMALADKFGSGSTVSARTKSFIAKMNTTARSLGMANTKFDSFDGISNGSNASTPKDLTLLARNVMKNSTFKSVVKTKSYTAKTITKTGSTRTMGAWTNTNTLLGWNGTLGIKTGSGTDSKYCLVFAATKNGESVIGAVMTSSSAANRTTDVKKLINYGYAKIS from the coding sequence TTGATTACCGCTACCAAGGGCCTCCGCGTCCGCAGAGCCGCAGCCGTCGCCATCACGACCGGCGCAGTGCTCGCCACCGGAGCTCTCACCGCGGCACCCGCGCAGGCGCTCACGACGCCGACCATCACCGCCAAGGGCGGATTCCTGATGAACAGCGCCACCGGCACGACCCTCTACAGCAAGTCGGGGAACACGAAGCGGCTCACCGCTTCCACCACGAAGATCATGACCGCGAAGGTCGTGCTCTCGCAGTCGAACCTGAACCTGGACGCCAAGGTCACGATCAAGAAGGCGTACAGCGACTACATCGTCTCCAAGGGCGCTTCGTCCGCCCACCTGATCGTCGGCGACAAGGTCACCGTCCGTCAGCTGCTCTACGGGATGATGCTGCCTTCCGGTTGTGACGCCGCGATGGCTCTGGCCGACAAGTTCGGCTCGGGCTCGACGGTCTCCGCGCGCACCAAGTCGTTCATCGCGAAGATGAACACGACGGCCCGGAGCCTCGGCATGGCGAACACGAAGTTCGACTCGTTCGACGGAATAAGCAATGGTTCGAACGCCTCGACGCCGAAGGACCTCACGCTGCTCGCCCGCAACGTGATGAAGAACTCGACCTTCAAGTCCGTCGTGAAGACCAAGTCGTACACGGCGAAGACGATCACCAAGACCGGCAGCACCCGCACCATGGGTGCCTGGACGAACACCAACACCCTGCTCGGCTGGAACGGCACGCTCGGCATCAAGACCGGCTCGGGCACCGACTCCAAGTACTGCCTCGTCTTCGCCGCCACGAAGAACGGCGAGTCCGTCATCGGCGCGGTCATGACCTCCTCCTCGGCGGCCAACCGCACGACCGACGTGAAGAAGCTCATCAACTACGGCTACGCGAAGATCAGCTGA
- a CDS encoding phosphotransferase, whose amino-acid sequence MPRSPVPPLKPHAPPLGALLRQYAAGSALACDPVDQGLLNRGYRLRTTRGRYFLKHHFDPETAAPEAIARQHGATQRLAALGVPVAPPLPAHDGRTVAVVGGHAYALHPWIEGRHRHGAQLTAEQCGRLGALLGVVHASLERVMPVEGGVQGEKDASTGGRARTDEGAPDSEPRTPSGAGTPDGGRLAPPGEGVPNGRHRAPAGWSVSSAERAASARPATGPAHGARAEKPHAGHPPVRNGEATTPVDVGADPAATFALIDDLLARVRGHRPADSFDELARHRLLERRSLLQQHVGRRPPHGGPVGWVHGDFHPFNLLYRGDAPAAIVDWDRLGVKPRAEEAVRAAAIFFVRPAGTLDLPKVRAYARAYRRTAGATPSELAGAVHRVWWERLNDFWMLRWHYERGDTRADSQFPAASALVVWWTREYEAVCDAFVG is encoded by the coding sequence GTGCCGCGCTCTCCTGTACCACCCCTCAAGCCTCACGCGCCCCCGCTGGGCGCCCTCCTCCGCCAATACGCCGCCGGATCCGCCCTCGCCTGCGATCCCGTCGACCAAGGTCTTCTCAACCGCGGCTACCGGCTCCGCACGACCCGCGGCCGTTACTTCCTCAAGCACCACTTCGACCCCGAGACGGCCGCCCCCGAGGCGATCGCCCGCCAGCACGGCGCCACCCAGCGCCTGGCCGCCCTCGGCGTCCCGGTCGCCCCACCCCTCCCGGCCCACGACGGCCGCACCGTCGCGGTCGTCGGCGGCCACGCCTACGCCCTCCACCCCTGGATCGAGGGCCGCCATCGCCACGGCGCCCAGCTCACCGCCGAACAGTGCGGCCGGCTCGGGGCACTGCTGGGGGTGGTGCACGCGAGCCTGGAGCGGGTGATGCCGGTGGAGGGGGGCGTGCAGGGGGAGAAGGATGCGTCGACGGGCGGACGAGCACGAACCGACGAGGGCGCGCCGGACAGCGAGCCGCGCACGCCGTCAGGCGCGGGAACACCGGACGGCGGGCGCCTCGCGCCGCCGGGCGAAGGGGTGCCGAACGGCCGGCACCGCGCGCCGGCGGGCTGGAGCGTGTCAAGTGCAGAACGCGCCGCATCCGCGCGCCCTGCCACCGGACCCGCCCACGGCGCCCGCGCCGAGAAGCCGCACGCCGGTCACCCGCCCGTCCGGAACGGCGAGGCCACGACCCCCGTCGACGTCGGCGCCGACCCCGCGGCCACCTTCGCGCTCATCGACGACCTCCTCGCGCGCGTGCGCGGACACCGGCCGGCCGACTCCTTCGACGAGCTGGCCCGGCACCGGCTCCTGGAGCGGCGGTCACTGCTCCAACAGCACGTGGGACGGCGGCCTCCGCACGGCGGGCCGGTGGGCTGGGTGCACGGGGACTTCCACCCCTTCAACCTGCTCTACCGGGGCGACGCGCCCGCCGCGATCGTCGACTGGGACCGGCTCGGCGTGAAGCCCCGCGCGGAGGAGGCCGTACGCGCCGCCGCGATCTTCTTCGTACGCCCCGCGGGGACGCTCGACCTGCCGAAGGTGCGGGCCTACGCGCGCGCGTACCGGCGTACGGCGGGAGCGACGCCCTCGGAGCTCGCGGGGGCCGTGCATCGCGTGTGGTGGGAGCGCCTCAACGACTTCTGGATGCTGCGCTGGCACTACGAGCGGGGTGACACCCGCGCGGACTCCCAGTTCCCGGCGGCGTCGGCGCTGGTGGTGTGGTGGACGCGGGAGTACGAGGCGGTGTGCGACGCGTTCGTGGGATGA
- a CDS encoding LURP-one-related family protein: MRFLVRDRLLGFGDDYWIEDDQGNKVFLVDGKAMRLRDTFELKDTHGRVLIDIRQKMFALRDTMLIERDGEPLATIKRKRLSLLRNHYRVALADGSTELDVSGKILDREFAVEYDGELLAVVSRRWLHVRETYGVDIVRDDADPALLIAVAVCVIHLAEKEREDD, encoded by the coding sequence ATGAGATTCCTCGTACGCGACCGGCTCCTCGGCTTCGGTGACGACTACTGGATCGAGGACGACCAGGGCAACAAGGTGTTCCTCGTCGACGGCAAGGCGATGCGCCTCAGGGACACCTTCGAGCTGAAGGACACCCACGGGCGGGTCCTGATCGACATCCGCCAGAAGATGTTCGCCCTGCGCGACACCATGCTGATCGAACGGGACGGCGAGCCGCTGGCGACGATCAAGCGGAAACGCCTGTCGCTGCTGCGCAACCACTACCGGGTGGCCCTCGCCGACGGCAGTACCGAACTCGATGTCAGCGGCAAGATCCTCGACCGGGAGTTCGCCGTCGAGTACGACGGTGAGCTGCTCGCCGTGGTCTCGCGACGCTGGCTGCACGTGCGGGAGACCTACGGCGTCGACATCGTCCGGGACGACGCGGACCCTGCGCTGCTGATCGCGGTGGCGGTGTGCGTGATCCACCTGGCTGAGAAGGAACGGGAGGACGACTGA